In Xanthomonas fragariae, the genomic window CAGTGCTGCACCGTGCTGATTGCTCAGTTGTTCGGCGTGGATCTTGATGTTCAACCCTTGCGCTTGCGCAGCAACGAAGACTTGTTCGGCTTGCGCGGGCGAAAACGCCAGATGCTCGCAGAACACATCCACCGCCTCGGCAAAACCTTGTGCGGCGATCACCGGAATCATCTGCGTGCAGACGGTATCGATATAGGTCTGCGCATCGCTGCCCGGTGGCACCGCATGCGCGCCGAGAAAGGTCGGCACTACTTCGACCTTGCGCAGCGCGGCGAGTTGGCGGGCCACGCGCAATTGCTTGATTTCGTCATCCAGCGTCAGCCCGTAGCCGGATTTGATTTCCAGCGTGGTGACGCCTTCGGCAAGCATGGTGTCCAGGCGGGGCAGGCTAGCTGCGAGTAAAGCCGCCTCGTCGGAGGCGCGGGTCGCGCGCACCGTAGACATGATACCGCCGCCGGACGCTGCAATCTCGGCGTAACTCGCACCGCGCAGACGCTGCTCGAATTCGTTAGCGCGATTGCCGGCGTACACCAGATGGGTGTGGCAATCGATCAGGCCGGGGCTGATCCAGCGGCGTTGGCAATCGTGCGCGGTTTCTGGCTGTAGCGTTGGCGCCTGTCCGGCCGGTCCGGCGTAAACGATGCGGCCGTCCTGGCAGGCGATTATGCCATCGTCCATGCTGCCCAGGCCGCCATCGGCGGCGTCCAGGGTCATCAGTTGCGCGTTGTGCCAAAGAACGTCGCAATGCATGGCGCAGGCTCGTGGTGTCTGATATGTATATACAATAAAGTCGGTGATTGAGGGTGTCCAGTGGCGGACCAGCAAACGCACACACAGGTGATATGGGCAGCCCGGGCGCTGTTGCCGGAGGGCTGGGCCAGCGATGTACGCATCACGCTGGCGCAAGGGCGTATCGCCGCAGTGCAGCCCGACACGCCGGCCGCTGCCACCGATGTGCGCAGCGAGGTACTGCTGCCGGGCTTGTGCAACCTGCACAGCCATGCGTTTCAGCGCGGCATGGCTGGTCTGGCCGAAGTAGGCGGGCGCAGCGGCGACAGTTTCTGGAGTTGGCGCGAGTTGATGTATCGCTTCGTCGACCGGCTCGACCCGGACAGCCTGCAAGCGATCGCCGAGCAGGCCTATGTGGAAATGCTTGAAAGCGGCTTTACCCGCGTCGGCGAATTCCATTATCTGCACCACAGCGCTAGCGGCGCGGCATATGCGCACGCTGGCGAAATGTCAGAGCGCATCGCCGCCGCCGCCGCCAATACCGGCATCGGGCTGACCTTGCTGTCGGTGTTCTACGCACATTCGGATTTCGGTGGTGTTGCGCCGAGTGCCGCGCAGCGCCGTTTGATCCACGACATCGACGGCTTCGCACGTTTGCTCGACGACTGCACGCACAGCCTCAAAGCGCTGCCGGACGCGGTGCTCGGGCTCGCTCCGCACAGCCTGCGCGCGGTCACGCCTGAGCAATTGGCCGCGCTGATGCCGCTCACCATCGGCCCGGTCCACATCCACATCGCCGAACAGCAGCGCGAGGTCGACGCCTGCATCGCATGGTCGGGTCAGCGTCCGGTGCAGTGGCTGCTGGCGAACGCACCAGTGGATGCGCGCTGGTGTCTGGTGCACGCCACGCATGTGGATGCACGCGAGCTGCAGGCGATTGTCGATAGCCACGCGGTGGTCGGGCTGTGCCCGATCACCGAGGCGAATCTGGGCGACGGGCTGTTTCCGATGCAGGCATTTGCTGTTGCGGGTGGGCGCTTCGGCGTGGGCTCGGATTCGAATGTGCTGATCGATGCGGCCGAAGAACTGCGCTTGCTCGAATACGGCCAGCGTTTGAAGCAGCAGGCCCGTAATGTGCTGGCGCAAGGTGAAGTTTCCAGTGGGCGTTGGCTGTTCGACCAGGCGGGTAATGGTGCAGCACAGGCGCTGGGCATTGCGCAATGTGGAATCCGTGCAGGCGCAGCGGCCGATCTGATCGAATTAGACCTCATCCATCCGGCATTGCTGGCACGCAGCGACGACGCACTACTCGATAGCTGGTTGTTCGCCGCACGCGGCAGCGCCGTGCGTACTGTCTGGCGCGGCGGGAAGCGGGTGGTGCGCGATGGGCAACATGTCGATCGCGCGCGCATTGCCGCGCGTTTTGCCGGCGTACTGCAATCGTTGCTGAGCAACTAAGCAGATGCCCGCACAAAACGGTGCTTAGAGTGGCTGATCACACCTGGCCAGCTGTCGTCAGACATGGGGGAGTGCGCTCGCAACCGCGGTGTGCCAATGGCACACACCGCATCGAGCACCGGTCGCCACCCCAGGCGGCGATGCACCATTTTTTGCATAGCCGCTCTTTCCGGAGACCTGAGCTTTGACCGCCACCGCCGCGCCCGGCACCTTGCATCAACGCATCCGCCAGGATCTGGAACAACGCATCTACAGCGGCGACTGGCCGCCGGGTCACCGCGTGCCGCCCGAGCACGAGTTGATGACGCAGTACGGGTGCTCGCGCATGACCGTGAACAAGGTGCTCGGCTTGCTGGCCGATGCCGGCATGATCGAGCGCCGCCGTCGCACCGGTTCGTTCGTGGCGCGGCCGCATCTGGAGCAGGTCGCGCTGTCGATCCCGGATATCGAAGTGGAAACGACCAAGCGTGGTCAGGTCTACCAGTTTTCGTTGATGTCGCGGCAACTGCGCAATCTGCGGCAGCGCTTGCCGCAGGAACGTGCGTTGGGCAGTACCGGCAAAGTGCTCGCGTTGGAAAGCGTGCACTTGGCCGGTGGCCGCCCGTTCGCGCTGGAGCAGCGAGTGATCGACATCACCACCGTGCCCAAAGCGTTAGCGCAATCGTTCACCGACGTAGCGCCGGGCAGTTGGTTGTTGC contains:
- the hutI gene encoding imidazolonepropionase, with the translated sequence MHCDVLWHNAQLMTLDAADGGLGSMDDGIIACQDGRIVYAGPAGQAPTLQPETAHDCQRRWISPGLIDCHTHLVYAGNRANEFEQRLRGASYAEIAASGGGIMSTVRATRASDEAALLAASLPRLDTMLAEGVTTLEIKSGYGLTLDDEIKQLRVARQLAALRKVEVVPTFLGAHAVPPGSDAQTYIDTVCTQMIPVIAAQGFAEAVDVFCEHLAFSPAQAEQVFVAAQAQGLNIKIHAEQLSNQHGAALAARYGALSADHVEYLDKAGIAAMARAGTVAVLLPGAFYFTRDTQVPPIAALRAAGVPLALATDCNPGTSPLTSPLLTMNMAATLFRMTVDECIAGFTREAARALGRSERLGRLRAGMDCDLTIWDIDAPADLFYRMGFNPLHARVWRGHLC
- a CDS encoding formimidoylglutamate deiminase, producing MADQQTHTQVIWAARALLPEGWASDVRITLAQGRIAAVQPDTPAAATDVRSEVLLPGLCNLHSHAFQRGMAGLAEVGGRSGDSFWSWRELMYRFVDRLDPDSLQAIAEQAYVEMLESGFTRVGEFHYLHHSASGAAYAHAGEMSERIAAAAANTGIGLTLLSVFYAHSDFGGVAPSAAQRRLIHDIDGFARLLDDCTHSLKALPDAVLGLAPHSLRAVTPEQLAALMPLTIGPVHIHIAEQQREVDACIAWSGQRPVQWLLANAPVDARWCLVHATHVDARELQAIVDSHAVVGLCPITEANLGDGLFPMQAFAVAGGRFGVGSDSNVLIDAAEELRLLEYGQRLKQQARNVLAQGEVSSGRWLFDQAGNGAAQALGIAQCGIRAGAAADLIELDLIHPALLARSDDALLDSWLFAARGSAVRTVWRGGKRVVRDGQHVDRARIAARFAGVLQSLLSN
- the hutC gene encoding histidine utilization repressor, which codes for MTATAAPGTLHQRIRQDLEQRIYSGDWPPGHRVPPEHELMTQYGCSRMTVNKVLGLLADAGMIERRRRTGSFVARPHLEQVALSIPDIEVETTKRGQVYQFSLMSRQLRNLRQRLPQERALGSTGKVLALESVHLAGGRPFALEQRVIDITTVPKALAQSFTDVAPGSWLLRNVPWTRVEHCISAVNANAAQAERLQVDDGAACLVIDRHTWRGDQPVTYVRQLFLGGSYDLIARFAPRMR